One region of Aurantimonas sp. HBX-1 genomic DNA includes:
- a CDS encoding iron-containing alcohol dehydrogenase, with translation MTPFIFNTTASIVCAPGAAKRLGAIVAGRLGGRVLFVTDPGLSALGLGAPAIASLEAEGVAVTLFDAVEADPKRTTLERAVEAGREAGATGVAGFGGGSSLDVAKLAALLLGSNEDLDAAWGVGNAAGPRLPLVLIPTTAGTGSEVTPVSIITVGDNEKRGVSSPLILPDIAVLDAELTLGLPAAITAATGIDAMVHAIEAYASKSPNNNPLSRMLARQALQLLGAHIETVVANPADLSARQAMLLGSMLAGQAFANSPVAAVHALAYPIGGRFHVPHGLSNALVLPHVLRFNAPEAAHLYAEIAADAFPALADEPGTQGRCAAFIEALAGLSQRLGLPQLLRDVGIGEADLPAMAADAMLQQRLLVNNPRAVGEADALAIYRAAW, from the coding sequence ATGACACCGTTCATCTTCAACACCACCGCGTCGATCGTCTGCGCGCCCGGCGCGGCGAAGCGCCTCGGCGCCATCGTCGCCGGCCGGCTCGGCGGCCGCGTGCTGTTCGTCACCGATCCCGGCCTCTCCGCCCTCGGCCTTGGCGCCCCGGCGATCGCTTCGCTGGAGGCCGAAGGCGTGGCGGTGACGCTGTTCGACGCCGTCGAGGCCGACCCGAAGCGCACGACGCTCGAGCGCGCCGTCGAGGCCGGCCGTGAAGCCGGCGCCACGGGCGTCGCCGGCTTCGGCGGCGGCTCCTCCCTCGACGTCGCCAAGCTCGCCGCCCTGCTGCTCGGCTCGAACGAGGACCTCGACGCCGCCTGGGGCGTCGGCAACGCCGCCGGCCCGCGCCTGCCGCTGGTGCTGATCCCGACCACCGCCGGCACCGGCTCGGAGGTCACGCCCGTCTCGATCATCACCGTCGGCGACAACGAGAAGCGCGGCGTCTCCTCGCCGCTGATCCTGCCGGACATCGCCGTCCTCGACGCCGAGCTGACCCTCGGCCTGCCGGCCGCGATCACCGCCGCCACCGGCATCGACGCGATGGTCCACGCCATCGAGGCCTATGCCTCGAAGAGCCCCAACAACAATCCGCTGTCGCGCATGCTGGCCCGCCAGGCCCTGCAGCTGCTCGGCGCGCATATCGAGACCGTCGTCGCGAACCCCGCCGATCTGAGCGCCCGCCAGGCGATGCTGCTCGGCTCGATGCTCGCCGGCCAGGCCTTCGCCAATTCGCCGGTCGCCGCCGTCCACGCACTGGCCTATCCGATCGGCGGCCGCTTCCACGTCCCGCACGGCCTCTCCAATGCCCTCGTCCTGCCGCATGTCTTGCGCTTCAACGCACCGGAGGCCGCCCACCTCTACGCCGAGATCGCCGCCGACGCCTTCCCGGCTTTGGCCGACGAGCCCGGCACGCAGGGCCGCTGCGCCGCCTTCATCGAGGCGCTGGCCGGGCTGTCGCAGCGCCTCGGCCTGCCGCAGCTTCTGCGCGACGTCGGCATCGGCGAGGCGGACCTGCCCGCCATGGCGGCGGACGCGATGCTGCAGCAGCGCCTCCTGGTCAACAACCCGCGCGCCGTCGGCGAGGCCGATGCGCTGGCGATCTACCGCGCCGCCTGGTGA
- the ntrB gene encoding nitrate ABC transporter permease yields the protein MSQALSQKPVVLPIRPAAEAGEPPATVVPLPRPRPRFAALLARGAQSLLSNVLPPLLALMVILGLWEALCSGPGASLPPPSQVVTDTWYLIAHPFYVNGGNDQGLGWQLWASLQRVAVGYALAVVAGIGLGVLVGQWSLAMRSLDPIFQVLRTVPPLAWLPLSLAAFQDGQPAAIFVIFITAIWPIIINTAVGIRNIPEDYRNVAKVLRLNGYEFFTRIMVPAAAPYIFTGLRIGIGLSWLAIVAAEMLIGGVGIGFFIWDAWNSSLISDIILALVYVGLVGFALDRIVALIARAVTRGTAAA from the coding sequence ATGTCCCAGGCCCTCTCCCAGAAACCGGTCGTCCTGCCGATCCGCCCGGCCGCCGAGGCCGGCGAGCCGCCGGCGACCGTGGTGCCGCTGCCGCGGCCGCGCCCGCGCTTTGCCGCCCTCCTCGCGCGGGGCGCGCAGTCGCTGCTCTCCAACGTGCTGCCGCCGCTCCTCGCGCTCATGGTCATTCTCGGCCTCTGGGAGGCGCTCTGCTCCGGCCCCGGCGCGTCGCTGCCGCCGCCCAGCCAGGTGGTGACCGACACCTGGTACCTGATCGCCCATCCCTTCTACGTCAACGGCGGCAACGACCAGGGCCTCGGCTGGCAGCTCTGGGCCAGTCTCCAGCGGGTCGCCGTCGGCTATGCGCTGGCCGTCGTCGCCGGCATCGGCCTCGGCGTCCTCGTCGGCCAGTGGTCGCTCGCCATGCGCAGCCTCGACCCGATCTTCCAGGTGCTGCGCACCGTACCGCCGCTGGCCTGGCTGCCGCTGTCGCTGGCGGCCTTCCAGGACGGTCAGCCGGCGGCGATCTTCGTGATCTTCATCACCGCGATCTGGCCGATCATCATCAACACCGCCGTCGGCATCCGCAACATACCGGAAGACTACCGCAACGTCGCCAAAGTGCTGCGCCTCAACGGCTACGAGTTCTTCACCCGGATCATGGTGCCGGCCGCGGCCCCCTACATCTTCACCGGCCTGCGCATCGGCATCGGCCTGTCCTGGCTCGCCATCGTCGCGGCGGAGATGCTGATCGGCGGCGTCGGCATCGGCTTCTTCATCTGGGATGCTTGGAACTCCTCGCTGATCTCCGACATCATCCTCGCCCTCGTCTATGTCGGCCTCGTGGGCTTTGCCCTTGACCGGATCGTCGCCCTCATCGCCCGGGCCGTCACCCGCGGCACCGCCGCCGCCTGA
- a CDS encoding ABC transporter ATP-binding protein: MHAKPFLSIEGVDKSYTRGAATTDVLKGIDLTVDEGEYVSIIGHSGCGKSTLLNIVAGLTTASSGVVLLEDRVVDQPGPDRGVVFQNHSLLPWLTVYENVALAVDKVFGGVKSAAERRDWVMKNLELVHMGHARDKRPAEISGGMKQRVGIARALAMEPKILLLDEPFGALDALTRAHLQDQVMQIQADLGTTVMMITHDVDEAVLLSDRIVMMTNGPSAKIGEILAVPLARPRRRLDLATDPVYLRCRTAVLKFLYERNRFVEAA; the protein is encoded by the coding sequence ATGCACGCCAAGCCGTTCCTCTCCATCGAAGGCGTCGACAAGAGCTACACCCGCGGCGCCGCGACCACCGACGTGCTCAAGGGCATCGACCTCACGGTCGACGAGGGCGAGTACGTCTCGATCATTGGCCACTCGGGCTGCGGGAAGTCGACGCTGCTCAACATCGTCGCCGGCCTCACCACCGCCTCGTCCGGCGTCGTCCTGCTCGAGGACAGGGTGGTCGACCAGCCGGGGCCGGACCGCGGCGTGGTCTTCCAGAACCACTCGCTGCTGCCCTGGCTCACCGTCTACGAGAATGTCGCGCTGGCCGTCGACAAGGTCTTCGGCGGCGTCAAATCCGCCGCCGAGCGGCGCGACTGGGTGATGAAGAACCTCGAGCTGGTCCATATGGGCCACGCCCGGGACAAGCGCCCCGCCGAGATCTCCGGCGGCATGAAGCAGCGCGTCGGCATCGCCCGCGCCCTGGCGATGGAGCCGAAGATCCTGCTCCTCGACGAGCCGTTCGGGGCGCTCGACGCGCTGACCCGCGCGCATCTCCAGGACCAGGTGATGCAGATCCAGGCCGATCTCGGCACCACGGTGATGATGATCACCCACGACGTCGACGAGGCGGTGCTGCTGTCCGACCGCATCGTGATGATGACCAACGGCCCGTCGGCGAAGATCGGCGAGATCCTCGCCGTGCCGCTCGCCCGCCCGCGGCGGCGGCTCGATCTGGCGACCGACCCGGTCTACCTGCGCTGCCGCACCGCCGTGCTGAAGTTCCTCTACGAGCGCAACCGCTTCGTCGAAGCCGCCTGA
- a CDS encoding CmpA/NrtA family ABC transporter substrate-binding protein, with protein sequence MTDRTSPISMNRRRFLGSTAATAGTAALFSAIGASFPAGVFAQGAGPETPTAQLGFIALTDAAPLFVAKEKGMFDKFGMTDVTVTKQSSWGATRDNLVLGSAGSGIDGGHILTPMPYLIASGAMTQNNQPTPMYILARLNLGGQCISVGKEYADLALSLDTAPFRTALEAKKATGAEVKAAMTFPGGTHDLWIRYWLAAGGIDPNTDIATIVVPPAQMVANMKVGTMDCFCVCEPWNEQLKNQGIGYTALTTSELWMNHPEKAFAMRADYVDANPRSALALTMAIQEAQMWCEDTANKEEMAEICARRQWINAPFADVVDRMKGNFDYGNGKLVENSPHQMRYWADNASYPYKSHDLWFLTEDQRWGYLPADFDKAAIIDRVNREDLWREAAKELGVAAADIPATTSRGVETFFDGKSFDPENPDAYLESQSIKALS encoded by the coding sequence ATGACCGATAGGACGTCACCGATCTCGATGAACCGTCGCCGCTTCCTCGGCTCGACGGCCGCCACCGCCGGCACCGCCGCGCTGTTCTCGGCGATCGGCGCGTCCTTCCCGGCCGGCGTCTTCGCGCAGGGCGCGGGCCCGGAGACGCCGACCGCCCAGCTCGGCTTCATCGCGCTGACCGACGCCGCGCCGCTCTTCGTGGCGAAGGAGAAGGGCATGTTCGACAAGTTCGGCATGACCGACGTCACCGTGACGAAGCAGTCCTCCTGGGGCGCGACGCGCGACAATCTCGTCCTCGGCTCGGCGGGCTCCGGCATCGACGGCGGCCATATCCTGACGCCGATGCCCTACCTGATCGCTTCGGGGGCGATGACACAGAACAACCAGCCGACGCCGATGTACATCCTCGCCCGCCTCAATCTCGGCGGCCAGTGCATCTCCGTCGGCAAGGAATATGCCGATCTCGCGCTCTCCCTCGACACCGCCCCGTTCAGGACGGCGCTGGAGGCCAAGAAGGCGACCGGCGCCGAGGTCAAGGCGGCGATGACCTTCCCGGGCGGCACCCACGATCTGTGGATCCGCTACTGGCTCGCCGCCGGCGGCATCGACCCCAACACCGACATCGCCACGATCGTCGTGCCGCCGGCGCAGATGGTCGCCAACATGAAAGTCGGCACGATGGACTGCTTCTGCGTCTGCGAGCCGTGGAACGAGCAGCTGAAGAACCAGGGCATCGGCTACACCGCGCTGACCACCAGCGAGCTCTGGATGAACCATCCCGAGAAGGCCTTCGCCATGCGCGCCGACTATGTCGACGCCAATCCCAGATCGGCCCTGGCGCTGACCATGGCGATCCAGGAGGCCCAGATGTGGTGCGAGGATACCGCCAACAAGGAGGAGATGGCCGAGATCTGCGCCCGCCGGCAGTGGATCAACGCCCCCTTCGCCGACGTCGTCGACCGCATGAAGGGCAATTTCGACTACGGCAACGGCAAGCTGGTCGAGAACTCCCCGCACCAGATGCGCTACTGGGCCGACAACGCCTCCTATCCCTACAAGAGCCACGACCTCTGGTTCCTCACCGAGGACCAGCGCTGGGGCTATCTGCCGGCCGATTTCGACAAGGCGGCGATCATCGACCGGGTCAACCGCGAGGATCTCTGGCGCGAGGCGGCCAAGGAACTCGGCGTCGCCGCGGCCGACATCCCCGCGACGACCTCGCGCGGCGTCGAGACCTTCTTCGACGGCAAGAGCTTCGACCCGGAAAATCCCGACGCCTATCTCGAGAGCCAGTCGATCAAGGCGCTCAGCTGA
- the nirD gene encoding nitrite reductase small subunit NirD, translating to MGHLPRFVRIGHLDDIPRRGARCVNSPLGRIAVFRTEANEVFALEDRCPHRGGPLSQGIVHGAAVTCPLHNQVISLRDGLVQGPDTGAVRSFQLRLDPATLAIELEIEATSAYGQAAE from the coding sequence ATGGGCCACCTGCCGCGCTTCGTGCGGATCGGCCATCTCGACGACATTCCGCGCCGCGGCGCGCGCTGCGTGAACTCGCCGCTCGGCCGCATCGCGGTCTTCCGCACCGAGGCCAACGAGGTGTTCGCGCTGGAGGACCGCTGCCCGCATCGCGGCGGTCCGCTCAGCCAGGGCATCGTCCACGGCGCCGCGGTGACCTGTCCGCTGCACAACCAGGTCATCTCGCTGCGCGACGGGCTGGTGCAGGGGCCGGATACCGGCGCCGTCCGCAGCTTCCAGCTCCGGCTCGATCCGGCCACCCTGGCGATCGAGCTAGAGATCGAGGCGACTTCGGCCTACGGCCAGGCGGCGGAGTAG
- a CDS encoding nitrate reductase encodes MNVAPTAPPTRTTCPYCGVGCGVLAAPRPDGSVAIAGDPEHPANFGRLCSKGSALGETLGPEARLLRPAIGGRPASWDAAVGLIADRFAATIADHGPDSVAIYGSGQLLTEDYYVANKLMKGFLGSANIDTNSRLCMASSVAGHQRAFGADTVPGTYEDLEAADLLVLVGSNLAWCHPVLFQRIAAARAARPQMRIVVVDPRRTATCSIADWHLPIRADGDTALFCGLLSHLARAGALDAAFVAEHTEGLAEALAGAAIDEATLAASTGLAPADIGRFFDLFAATPKVVTVYSQGVNQSASGTDKVGAIVNCHLATGRIGRPGMGPFSVTGQPNAMGGREVGGMANMLAAHMDLADPDHRRIVGSFWQAPNLATRPGLKAVELFKAVHDGRIKALWILGTNPVVSMPDAGRVREALGRCPFVVVSDIVEGTDTLPFAHVTLPALGWGEKDGTVTNSERRISRQRAFLAPPGEARPDWWALAAVARRMGFDAGFDHDGPAAIFDEHARLSGVGNDGRRDFDISGLAGLGAAGYAALAPTRWPVRADGGTTERFFGDGRFFTPDGRARLVAITPAAPIAAPFVLNTGRVRDHWHTMTRTGRSPRLSAHIAEPFVEIHPADAEAHGIADADLATVTTAHGSAVLRALVTDRQARGALFAPMHWTEEFAPAGRIGPLVHPARDPHSGQPALKATAAALARFPARWHGFAVLRARPDPRLADYVAMARTEGGWRVELAGRGEADPASLACALIGPDTVVREDRRTGAHGFAAFEEGRLAGALWLARGPVAVSRAFACSLLTAAPFEPRARAGILAGRPGNGRPDPGAIVCSCFAVGCNDIARAVAAGAGSVAEIGARLGAGTNCGSCRGEIQAIVDAAGVPADA; translated from the coding sequence TTGAACGTCGCGCCGACCGCGCCGCCGACCCGCACGACCTGTCCCTATTGCGGCGTCGGCTGCGGGGTGCTGGCGGCGCCGCGCCCGGACGGTTCGGTGGCGATCGCCGGCGACCCGGAGCATCCGGCGAATTTCGGCCGGCTCTGCTCGAAGGGCTCGGCGCTCGGCGAGACGCTCGGCCCGGAAGCCCGGCTTCTGCGGCCGGCGATCGGCGGGCGGCCCGCCAGCTGGGACGCGGCGGTAGGCCTGATTGCGGACCGCTTCGCCGCGACGATCGCGGATCACGGGCCGGACAGCGTCGCGATCTACGGCTCCGGCCAACTGCTCACCGAGGATTACTACGTCGCCAACAAGCTGATGAAGGGCTTCCTCGGCTCGGCCAATATCGACACCAATTCCCGCCTCTGCATGGCCTCCTCGGTCGCCGGCCACCAGCGCGCCTTCGGCGCCGACACCGTGCCCGGCACCTACGAGGATCTCGAGGCCGCCGACCTCCTCGTCCTCGTCGGCTCCAACCTTGCCTGGTGCCACCCCGTGCTGTTCCAGCGCATCGCCGCCGCCAGGGCGGCACGGCCGCAGATGCGAATCGTCGTCGTCGATCCGCGCCGGACCGCCACCTGCAGCATCGCCGACTGGCATCTGCCGATCCGCGCCGACGGCGACACCGCGCTGTTCTGCGGCCTGCTTTCGCATCTGGCGCGCGCCGGCGCGCTCGACGCGGCCTTCGTCGCCGAGCACACGGAAGGGCTCGCCGAGGCGCTCGCCGGCGCGGCGATCGACGAGGCGACGCTGGCGGCCTCCACCGGCCTCGCGCCGGCGGACATCGGCCGCTTCTTCGACCTCTTCGCGGCGACGCCGAAGGTCGTCACCGTCTACAGCCAGGGCGTGAACCAGTCCGCGTCGGGCACCGACAAGGTCGGCGCCATCGTCAACTGCCATCTGGCGACCGGCCGCATCGGCCGGCCTGGCATGGGGCCGTTCTCGGTCACCGGCCAGCCGAACGCCATGGGCGGGCGCGAGGTCGGCGGCATGGCCAACATGCTCGCCGCCCACATGGATCTCGCCGATCCCGACCACCGCCGCATCGTCGGCAGCTTCTGGCAGGCGCCGAACCTCGCCACCCGGCCGGGCCTCAAGGCCGTCGAACTCTTCAAGGCGGTGCATGACGGCCGCATCAAGGCGCTCTGGATCCTCGGCACCAACCCGGTCGTGTCGATGCCGGATGCCGGCCGGGTGCGCGAGGCGCTTGGCCGCTGCCCCTTCGTCGTCGTCTCCGACATCGTCGAGGGCACCGACACCCTGCCCTTCGCGCACGTGACGCTGCCGGCGCTCGGCTGGGGCGAGAAGGACGGCACGGTCACCAATTCCGAACGCCGCATCTCGCGCCAACGCGCCTTCCTCGCGCCGCCGGGCGAGGCAAGGCCGGACTGGTGGGCCCTCGCCGCCGTCGCCCGGCGCATGGGGTTCGACGCCGGCTTCGACCATGACGGGCCGGCGGCGATCTTCGACGAGCACGCAAGGCTCTCGGGCGTCGGGAACGACGGGCGTCGCGACTTCGACATTTCCGGCCTCGCCGGCCTCGGCGCGGCAGGCTACGCCGCGCTCGCGCCGACGCGCTGGCCTGTGCGCGCCGATGGCGGGACGACCGAACGCTTCTTCGGCGACGGCCGCTTCTTCACCCCGGACGGCCGCGCCCGCCTCGTCGCCATCACCCCGGCGGCGCCGATCGCCGCCCCCTTCGTGCTCAACACCGGGCGGGTGCGCGACCACTGGCACACCATGACCCGCACCGGACGCTCGCCGCGCCTGTCGGCGCACATCGCCGAGCCCTTCGTCGAGATCCATCCGGCGGACGCCGAAGCGCACGGCATCGCCGACGCCGACCTGGCGACCGTCACCACCGCCCATGGCAGCGCGGTGCTGCGGGCGCTGGTCACCGACCGGCAGGCACGCGGCGCGCTGTTCGCGCCGATGCACTGGACGGAAGAATTCGCCCCCGCCGGGCGGATCGGCCCGCTCGTCCATCCGGCCCGGGACCCGCATTCCGGCCAGCCGGCGCTGAAGGCGACGGCCGCCGCACTGGCGCGCTTTCCGGCACGCTGGCACGGCTTCGCCGTGCTGCGGGCCCGGCCCGACCCCCGGCTCGCCGACTATGTCGCGATGGCGCGCACCGAGGGCGGCTGGCGCGTCGAGCTCGCCGGGCGGGGCGAGGCGGATCCCGCCTCGCTCGCTTGCGCGCTCATCGGCCCGGACACCGTCGTGCGCGAGGACCGCCGCACCGGCGCGCACGGCTTCGCCGCCTTCGAGGAAGGCCGCCTCGCCGGCGCGCTGTGGCTGGCGCGCGGGCCGGTCGCCGTCTCGCGGGCTTTCGCATGCTCGCTCCTGACCGCCGCCCCGTTCGAGCCGCGGGCGCGGGCCGGCATCCTCGCCGGCCGTCCGGGCAATGGCCGGCCCGATCCGGGCGCCATCGTCTGCTCCTGCTTCGCCGTCGGATGCAACGACATCGCCCGCGCGGTCGCCGCCGGGGCCGGCAGCGTCGCCGAGATCGGCGCCCGGCTCGGGGCCGGCACTAATTGCGGCTCCTGCCGCGGCGAGATCCAGGCGATCGTCGATGCTGCTGGCGTCCCCGCCGACGCCTGA
- a CDS encoding SDR family oxidoreductase — MTTDPTTGHPQPPQPSQKQDMPGETAAMTPKPDHGEESYRGSGRLEGRAALITGGDSGIGRAVAIAYAREGADVLIAYWDEHDDARETAKWVEKAGRRAVLCPGDIKDEAFCIGLVEKTVAEFGRIDILVNNAAHQATFERIEDITAEEWDVTFRTNIYSQFYLSKAAVPHMKPGSSIINTSSINAKNPTPMLLAYATTKGAISNFTAGLAGYVADRGIRVNAVAPGPIWTPLIPSTMPEDKVESFGENTPLGRAGQPAELAGAYVMLASDEASYITGAVIPVTGGRPML; from the coding sequence ATGACCACCGATCCGACCACCGGCCATCCGCAGCCGCCGCAGCCTTCCCAGAAGCAGGACATGCCGGGCGAGACCGCCGCGATGACGCCCAAGCCCGACCACGGCGAGGAGAGCTACCGCGGCTCCGGCCGGCTCGAGGGCCGCGCGGCGCTGATCACCGGCGGCGATTCCGGCATCGGCCGCGCCGTCGCCATCGCCTATGCCCGCGAAGGCGCCGACGTGCTGATCGCCTATTGGGACGAGCACGACGACGCCAGGGAGACCGCGAAGTGGGTCGAGAAGGCCGGCCGCAGGGCCGTGCTCTGCCCCGGCGACATCAAGGACGAGGCCTTCTGCATCGGCCTCGTCGAGAAGACCGTCGCCGAGTTCGGCCGCATCGACATTCTGGTCAACAACGCCGCCCACCAGGCGACCTTCGAGCGCATCGAGGACATCACCGCCGAGGAATGGGACGTCACCTTCCGCACCAACATCTACAGCCAGTTCTATCTGTCGAAGGCCGCCGTGCCGCACATGAAGCCGGGTTCGTCGATCATCAACACCTCCTCGATCAACGCCAAGAACCCGACCCCGATGCTGCTCGCCTACGCCACGACCAAGGGCGCCATCTCCAACTTCACCGCCGGCCTCGCCGGTTATGTCGCCGACCGCGGCATCCGCGTGAACGCCGTCGCCCCCGGGCCGATCTGGACGCCGCTGATCCCCTCGACCATGCCGGAAGACAAGGTCGAGAGCTTCGGCGAGAACACCCCGCTCGGCCGCGCCGGCCAGCCGGCGGAACTCGCCGGCGCCTACGTGATGCTGGCCTCCGACGAGGCCTCCTACATCACCGGCGCGGTGATCCCGGTCACCGGCGGCCGGCCGATGCTCTGA
- the nirB gene encoding nitrite reductase large subunit NirB, translating to MTERLVIIGNGMAPGRMLEHLFELAPGRFRVTIFNAEPRVNYDRIMLSPVLSGEKRFEEIVIHGDGWYVANGITLYKGHRIVAIDRVAKTVTSSHGVTEPYDRLVIATGSSPFILPVPGKDLAGVLSYRDLDDVEAMILAAQAGVKAVVIGGGLLGLEAAAGLRAQGMAVSVVHLMPTLMERQLDPAAGYLLQKALEKRGIEVITGATTRAIRGETRVEGVELADGRIIEAGLVVMAAGIRPSADLARDAGIAVGRGILVDAQMATSDPAILALGECAEIGGRVYGLVAPLYQMAEVAARSLAGAPGKGFAHSDTPTKLKVTGIDLYSVGDFADGEGRDEIVLRDAAAGVYKRLVLKDNRILGAVLYGETADGGWFGDLLKKGADVSAMRDTLIFGQSYQGGAPLDPMAAVAALPDDAEICGCNGVCKGKITGAIVAGGLTTIDDVRAYTKASSSCGSCTGLVEQLMSLTLGAAFNPTAVKPICPCTDLGHGDVRRLIVAKALKSIPAVMQELQWKTSCGCAKCRPALNYYLIAEWPGEYVDDKQSRFINERVHANIQKDGTYSVVPRMWGGMTTAAELRAIADVVDKFQIPAVKCTGGQRIDMLGVKKEDLPAVWADLGAAGMVSGAAYAKGLRTVKTCVGTDWCRFGTQDSTGLGIRIEKFMWGSWTPAKVKMAVSGCPRNCAEATCKDVGVICVDSGYDIHFAGAAGLDIKGTEVLCHVATEEEALEVIVALTQLYREQGHYLERMYKWLKRVGMESIRAAVVEDREKRLAYFERFRHSQSFSQKDPWAERASGRVAAHEFRPMAELGLREAAE from the coding sequence ATGACCGAAAGACTCGTCATCATCGGCAACGGCATGGCCCCCGGGCGCATGCTGGAGCACCTGTTCGAGCTGGCCCCCGGCCGCTTCCGGGTGACGATCTTCAACGCCGAGCCGCGGGTCAATTACGACCGCATCATGCTCTCCCCGGTCCTGTCCGGCGAGAAGCGCTTCGAGGAGATCGTCATCCACGGCGACGGCTGGTACGTCGCCAACGGCATCACCCTCTACAAGGGCCACCGCATCGTCGCCATCGACCGCGTGGCGAAGACCGTGACCTCCAGCCACGGCGTCACCGAGCCCTATGACCGGCTGGTCATCGCCACCGGCTCCTCGCCCTTCATCCTGCCGGTGCCCGGCAAGGACCTCGCCGGCGTCCTCTCCTACCGCGACCTCGACGACGTCGAGGCGATGATCCTGGCGGCGCAGGCCGGGGTGAAGGCGGTGGTCATCGGCGGCGGGCTGCTCGGCCTCGAGGCCGCCGCCGGGCTGAGGGCGCAGGGCATGGCGGTCAGCGTCGTGCATCTGATGCCGACCCTGATGGAGCGCCAGCTTGATCCGGCCGCCGGCTACCTGCTGCAGAAGGCGCTCGAGAAGCGCGGCATCGAGGTGATCACCGGCGCGACCACCCGGGCTATCCGCGGCGAGACGAGGGTCGAGGGCGTCGAACTCGCGGACGGGCGGATCATCGAGGCGGGCCTCGTCGTCATGGCCGCCGGCATCAGGCCGTCGGCGGACCTGGCGCGCGACGCCGGAATTGCCGTCGGGCGCGGCATCCTCGTCGACGCGCAGATGGCGACGTCCGACCCCGCCATCCTGGCGCTCGGCGAATGCGCCGAGATCGGGGGCCGCGTCTACGGCCTCGTCGCCCCGCTCTACCAGATGGCGGAGGTCGCGGCCCGCAGCCTGGCCGGCGCGCCGGGCAAGGGTTTTGCCCACTCCGACACGCCGACCAAGCTGAAGGTCACCGGCATCGACCTCTATTCGGTCGGCGATTTCGCCGACGGCGAAGGCCGCGACGAGATCGTGCTGCGCGATGCCGCCGCCGGCGTCTACAAGCGCCTCGTGCTGAAGGACAACCGCATCCTCGGCGCGGTCCTTTATGGGGAGACGGCCGATGGCGGCTGGTTCGGCGACCTTCTGAAGAAGGGCGCCGACGTCTCGGCCATGCGCGATACCCTGATCTTCGGCCAGTCCTACCAGGGGGGCGCCCCCCTGGACCCTATGGCGGCCGTTGCAGCCTTGCCGGATGATGCGGAAATCTGCGGCTGCAACGGCGTCTGCAAGGGCAAGATCACCGGCGCCATCGTCGCCGGGGGCCTCACCACGATCGACGACGTGCGGGCCTACACCAAGGCCTCGTCCTCCTGCGGCAGCTGTACCGGCCTCGTCGAGCAGCTGATGAGCCTGACGCTGGGCGCCGCCTTCAACCCGACGGCGGTCAAGCCGATCTGCCCGTGCACCGATCTCGGCCATGGCGACGTCCGCCGGCTGATCGTCGCCAAGGCGCTGAAGTCGATCCCGGCGGTGATGCAGGAGCTGCAGTGGAAGACTTCCTGCGGCTGCGCGAAATGCCGGCCGGCGCTGAACTACTACCTGATCGCCGAGTGGCCCGGCGAATATGTCGACGACAAGCAGAGCCGCTTCATCAACGAGCGCGTCCACGCCAACATCCAGAAGGACGGCACCTATTCCGTCGTGCCGCGCATGTGGGGCGGCATGACCACCGCCGCCGAGCTGCGCGCCATCGCCGACGTCGTCGACAAGTTCCAGATCCCCGCGGTGAAGTGCACCGGCGGCCAGCGCATCGACATGCTGGGCGTGAAGAAGGAGGACCTGCCCGCCGTCTGGGCGGATCTCGGGGCCGCCGGCATGGTCTCCGGCGCCGCCTACGCCAAGGGCCTGCGCACCGTGAAGACCTGCGTCGGCACCGACTGGTGCCGCTTCGGCACGCAGGATTCGACCGGCCTCGGCATCAGGATCGAGAAGTTCATGTGGGGCTCCTGGACCCCCGCCAAGGTCAAGATGGCGGTCTCCGGCTGCCCGCGGAACTGCGCCGAGGCGACCTGCAAGGATGTCGGCGTCATCTGCGTCGACTCCGGCTACGACATCCATTTCGCCGGCGCCGCCGGCCTCGACATCAAGGGTACGGAAGTCCTCTGCCATGTCGCGACCGAGGAGGAGGCGCTGGAGGTGATCGTGGCGCTGACGCAGCTCTACCGCGAGCAGGGCCACTATCTCGAGCGCATGTACAAATGGCTGAAGCGCGTCGGCATGGAGAGCATCCGCGCCGCGGTGGTCGAGGACCGGGAGAAGCGGCTCGCCTATTTCGAGCGCTTCCGCCACTCGCAGTCCTTCAGCCAGAAGGACCCCTGGGCCGAGCGCGCCAGCGGCCGCGTGGCGGCGCACGAGTTCCGCCCGATGGCCGAGCTCGGACTGCGCGAGGCGGCCGAGTGA